One window of the Gambusia affinis linkage group LG01, SWU_Gaff_1.0, whole genome shotgun sequence genome contains the following:
- the LOC122845794 gene encoding tumor necrosis factor receptor superfamily member 14-like isoform X1, producing the protein MISWAATFVLLKILMRDFRVDSITCHLTEYKIGEECCDQCPSGHRVRIDCTQFKSTSCQRCSDGTYMDLPNGLKRCNPCSTCDSGAGLKEKRQCGPSVDTVCEPMEGFYCTDFKSRGCVVAQKHRSCEPGHYISRNGTAYTDTECSECSRGSFSDGTMFSCQPHTQCEKENLQLIKAGTTSTDAECGEKSSNITGIVIGVVMVLLLVAAIIGVFLWKTKKIAIRNICIKRQNTQRDQEEGKEQGVCLNVQEQQTHTDGGKLLASSHRLPGTV; encoded by the exons ATGATATCTTGGGCAGCAACATTTGTGCTGctg AAGATTCTGATGAGAGACTTCAGAGTTGATTCCATCACATGTCATCTAACTGAATACAAGATAGGAGAAGAGTGCTGTGATCAATGTCCTTCTG gCCATCGAGTCAGAATAGACTGTACACAGTTTAAAAGTACATCCTGTCAGAGATGTTCAGATGGGACGTATATGGACCTACCAAACGGACTAAAGAGATGTAATCCATGTTCTACCTGTGACTCAG GAGCTGGTCTGAAGGAAAAGCGACAATGTGGACCATCTGTAGACACAGTTTGTGAACCAATGGAGGGATTCTACTGTACAGACTTTAAATCAAGAGGTTGTGTTGTAGCACAGAAACACAGGAGCTGTGAACCAGGACATTACATCAGCAGGAATG GAACAGCCTACACAGACACAGAATGCTCTGAATGCAGCAGAGGATCATTTTCTGATGGAACAATGTTTTCATGTCAGCCTCACACACA atgtgaaaaagaaaaccttcaacTGATAAAAGCAGGAACAACTTCAACTGATGCtgaatgtggagaaaaaagttCCAACATCACAGGAATTGTGATCGGTGTTGTGATGGTGCTTTTATTAGTTGCAGCAATAATTGGTGTTTTTCTCTGGAAAACTAAAAAGATTGCAATTCGAA atATTTGTATAAAACGACAAAACACCCAAAGG GACcaagaagaaggaaaagaacAGGGAGTCTGTTTAAATGTACAAG agcaacaaacacacactgatggtggcaagctactAGCTAGTAGCCACCGCCTCCCTGGGACAGTCTAA
- the LOC122845794 gene encoding tumor necrosis factor receptor superfamily member 14-like isoform X2 produces the protein MISWAATFVLLILMRDFRVDSITCHLTEYKIGEECCDQCPSGHRVRIDCTQFKSTSCQRCSDGTYMDLPNGLKRCNPCSTCDSGAGLKEKRQCGPSVDTVCEPMEGFYCTDFKSRGCVVAQKHRSCEPGHYISRNGTAYTDTECSECSRGSFSDGTMFSCQPHTQCEKENLQLIKAGTTSTDAECGEKSSNITGIVIGVVMVLLLVAAIIGVFLWKTKKIAIRNICIKRQNTQRDQEEGKEQGVCLNVQEQQTHTDGGKLLASSHRLPGTV, from the exons ATGATATCTTGGGCAGCAACATTTGTGCTGctg ATTCTGATGAGAGACTTCAGAGTTGATTCCATCACATGTCATCTAACTGAATACAAGATAGGAGAAGAGTGCTGTGATCAATGTCCTTCTG gCCATCGAGTCAGAATAGACTGTACACAGTTTAAAAGTACATCCTGTCAGAGATGTTCAGATGGGACGTATATGGACCTACCAAACGGACTAAAGAGATGTAATCCATGTTCTACCTGTGACTCAG GAGCTGGTCTGAAGGAAAAGCGACAATGTGGACCATCTGTAGACACAGTTTGTGAACCAATGGAGGGATTCTACTGTACAGACTTTAAATCAAGAGGTTGTGTTGTAGCACAGAAACACAGGAGCTGTGAACCAGGACATTACATCAGCAGGAATG GAACAGCCTACACAGACACAGAATGCTCTGAATGCAGCAGAGGATCATTTTCTGATGGAACAATGTTTTCATGTCAGCCTCACACACA atgtgaaaaagaaaaccttcaacTGATAAAAGCAGGAACAACTTCAACTGATGCtgaatgtggagaaaaaagttCCAACATCACAGGAATTGTGATCGGTGTTGTGATGGTGCTTTTATTAGTTGCAGCAATAATTGGTGTTTTTCTCTGGAAAACTAAAAAGATTGCAATTCGAA atATTTGTATAAAACGACAAAACACCCAAAGG GACcaagaagaaggaaaagaacAGGGAGTCTGTTTAAATGTACAAG agcaacaaacacacactgatggtggcaagctactAGCTAGTAGCCACCGCCTCCCTGGGACAGTCTAA
- the LOC122845662 gene encoding tumor necrosis factor receptor superfamily member 14-like: MESQFGSSCISIRGCFLFQTSFILFLPSTMISLATTFVLFINLFLIILRDFRVDSITCHLTEYKIGEECCPMCPSGHRVRIDCTEFKSTSCQRCSDGTYMDLPNGLKRCNPCSTCDSGAGLKEKQQCKLTADTVCEPMEGFYCTDFKSGGCVVAQKHRSCEPGHYISRNGTASTDTECSECSRGSFSNGTMLSCQPHTQCEKENLQLIKEGTTSTDAECGEKSSNIPRIVIGVLVFLLVAAIIVVVFFWKTKKIAIRNIFTKRQITQRDKAEGEEQEVCLRAKFYHHHQQMNYSM; encoded by the exons ATGGAGTCACAATTTGGTTCATCCTGCATCTCTATTAGAGGATGTTTTCTGTTCCAGACAAGTTTCATCCTCTTCCTGCCTTCGACAATGATATCTTTGGCAACAACATTTGTGCTGTTCATAAATTTATTCctg attattctGAGAGACTTCAGAGTCGATTCCATCACATGTCATCTAACTGAATACAAGATAGGAGAAGAGTGCTGTCCTATGTGTCCTTCTG gCCATCGAGTCAGAATAGACTGTACAGAGTTTAAAAGTACATCCTGTCAGAGATGTTCAGATGGGACGTATATGGACCTGCCAAATGGACTAAAGAGATGTAATCCATGTTCTACCTGTGATTCAG GAGCTGGTCTGAAGGAAAAGCAACAATGTAAACTAACTGCAGACACAGTTTGTGAACCAATGGAGGGATTCTACTGTACAGACTTTAAATCAGGAGGTTGTGTTGTAGCACAGAAACACAGGAGCTGTGAACCAGGACATTACATCAGCAGGAATG GAACAGCCTCCACAGACACAGAATGCTCTGAATGCAGCAGAGGATCATTTTCTAATGGAACAATGTTGTCATGTCAGCCTCACACACA atgtgaaaaagaaaaccttcaacTGATAAAAGAAGGAACAACTTCAACTGATGCtgaatgtggagaaaaaagttCCAACATCCCACGAATTGTGATCGGTGTTCTGgtgtttttattagttgcagcaataattgttgttgtttttttctggaaaactaAAAAGATTGCAATTCGAA atatttttacaaaacgACAAATCACCCAAAGG GAcaaagcagaaggagaagaacAGGAAGTCTGTTTAAGGGCGAAGTTCTACCACCATCATCAGCAAATGAATTACTCCATGTGA